One Bdellovibrionales bacterium genomic region harbors:
- a CDS encoding universal stress protein: MAKDEIFGPFIDWYLNLIEKDFSVELTPQTIKEKEFVNAVWAIDPYEQKMAPHKSTLKVIARLLGGGFSKVHPIYVCPKSDQGLGEARNQMQNFMMFLDLGDTEPFHVYSEPSSDRSERVEKVLNIAHEHNAKVVLLTSHGRSSLGATFLGSFARDLLNKSDIPIIFINPHTSSYVVSDKVMFATDFSEQSKVAFQEFLNLVRGKTSEIILCHVLSFPYEYVDAYGMSMPLLNYYREDQKEWAEREAQRWIKEAEGKDINIRLNNIMEESLSAPAHSIKAIAEREKVALIGLVSHVGPIEKLVIGSVTRDLMSSQKFNLWVCGPRFGS, from the coding sequence TTGGCAAAAGATGAAATTTTTGGCCCTTTTATCGATTGGTATTTAAATCTGATTGAAAAGGATTTTAGCGTGGAACTGACACCGCAAACCATCAAAGAAAAAGAATTCGTCAACGCTGTCTGGGCAATAGATCCCTATGAACAAAAAATGGCCCCTCATAAAAGTACTTTAAAAGTGATTGCTCGACTATTGGGGGGTGGGTTTTCGAAAGTTCATCCAATATATGTTTGTCCTAAGTCAGATCAGGGATTAGGTGAAGCTCGCAATCAAATGCAGAACTTTATGATGTTCTTAGATTTAGGGGATACAGAACCTTTTCATGTCTATAGTGAACCTTCGAGCGACAGGTCTGAGCGAGTTGAAAAAGTGTTGAATATTGCCCATGAACATAATGCGAAGGTTGTTTTACTAACATCCCACGGACGCTCGTCACTGGGAGCTACTTTTCTAGGAAGCTTCGCTCGCGATCTTTTAAATAAATCAGACATCCCGATTATATTTATAAATCCCCATACGAGCAGTTATGTGGTCAGCGACAAAGTGATGTTTGCCACTGATTTTTCAGAACAGTCCAAAGTCGCTTTTCAAGAGTTCTTGAATCTCGTCAGGGGGAAAACCAGTGAAATTATTTTGTGTCATGTCCTCAGCTTTCCCTACGAATATGTGGATGCCTATGGAATGTCGATGCCCTTGCTAAATTATTACCGAGAGGACCAAAAGGAGTGGGCCGAGCGAGAAGCTCAGCGTTGGATTAAAGAAGCTGAAGGAAAAGACATCAACATTCGACTTAATAACATTATGGAGGAATCTTTATCGGCACCTGCACACTCCATAAAAGCTATCGCAGAACGAGAAAAGGTCGCTCTTATCGGTTTGGTATCGCATGTCGGTCCTATTGAGAAACTTGTTATTGGCAGTGTGACGCGGGATCTGATGAGCTCACAAAAGTTTAACTTGTGGGTCTGTGGCCCTCGCTTTGGATCTTGA
- the ppsA gene encoding phosphoenolpyruvate synthase, with amino-acid sequence MQNSSPDSQESRILWLNQIRATDVSVVGGKTASLGEMYNRLSPMGIRVPNGFAITAQGFQDHLEAHKLTAPLKELFDEINLSSPEDISQKAYWARQLILTSPLPAKLEIDIINAYTKLSQEFGETATDVAVRSSATAEDLPNASFAGQQETYLNVRGKHQLIEACRKCFASLYTERAISYRNKLGFDQLKVRLSICIQKMIRSDLGASGVMFTVDTETGFSNLILISASYGLGENVVQGLVTPDEYCVFKPTLADSFRPILRKELGSKETKLVYDTNGEKLTKNIPVSSEDRAKFALSDDEILELARWGLLVEEHYGKIHGRWTPMDIEWARDGQDGKLYLLQARPETVQARRQLAKVTESHLQEQGALLIQGHSVGHRIGQGQVRIIQHLTERDQLKPGEVLVVDKTDPDWEPIMKNAAAIITNSGSRTCHAAIISRELGIPAIVGTKNATTVLRNGQDVTVSCSEGEVGNVYEGLLKFTTEEINLSQLKRPKTKIMLNIADPSKAISLSFLPQDGVGLAREEFIITNHVKVHPLALVHYNELKDLRAKSEIAKLTAGYADKTRYFVDKLAEGIAMITSAFYPKDVILRLSDFKTSEYAHLLGGEQFEPHEDNPMIGFRGASRYYHPQYQKGFALECEAVKKVRDQMGLVNLKLMIPFCRTPEEGEKVIQEMAKNGLIQGKNGLEVYMMCEVPSNVILGDSFADIFDGFSIGSNDLTQLTLGVDRDSHLISQLFDERNDAARMMVAFAIRAAKRNGKKVGLCGQAPSDFPEYAAFLVREGIDSVSLNPDAVFKTSKVILEEEQKMQEAEFKENPMALH; translated from the coding sequence ATGCAAAACTCCTCACCAGATTCTCAAGAATCTAGAATTCTTTGGCTCAACCAAATTCGTGCAACAGATGTCAGCGTGGTCGGTGGTAAGACTGCCTCACTTGGAGAAATGTACAACCGGCTTTCACCAATGGGAATTCGCGTACCCAATGGCTTCGCAATCACTGCGCAAGGCTTTCAAGATCATCTTGAAGCGCACAAACTCACCGCTCCGCTCAAGGAACTCTTCGATGAAATAAATTTAAGCAGCCCGGAAGACATCTCTCAGAAAGCATACTGGGCCAGACAGCTGATACTGACCTCTCCTTTGCCGGCAAAACTAGAGATAGACATTATCAATGCCTATACTAAGCTCAGCCAAGAATTCGGTGAGACTGCGACCGACGTCGCAGTTCGAAGCAGCGCCACCGCCGAGGATCTGCCCAACGCCAGTTTCGCCGGCCAGCAAGAAACCTATCTCAATGTTCGGGGCAAACATCAGCTCATTGAAGCGTGCCGTAAGTGCTTCGCTTCTCTTTACACGGAGCGAGCAATATCTTACAGAAACAAGCTTGGTTTCGATCAATTGAAAGTTCGTCTTTCAATTTGCATTCAAAAAATGATTCGCTCAGATTTAGGAGCTTCTGGTGTGATGTTCACGGTCGACACCGAAACGGGCTTCTCGAATCTTATCTTAATTAGTGCCTCATATGGTTTGGGTGAAAATGTCGTTCAAGGGCTGGTGACGCCGGATGAGTATTGTGTTTTTAAACCGACTCTCGCAGACTCCTTCCGTCCCATCTTGAGGAAAGAACTCGGTAGTAAAGAGACAAAGCTCGTCTATGATACCAATGGCGAAAAGCTCACCAAAAACATTCCGGTCTCTTCTGAGGACCGAGCGAAATTTGCTCTCTCCGACGATGAAATACTAGAGCTCGCACGCTGGGGTCTGCTTGTCGAAGAGCATTATGGTAAAATCCATGGTCGCTGGACGCCGATGGATATTGAATGGGCCCGCGATGGTCAAGATGGCAAGCTCTACCTTTTGCAGGCGCGCCCAGAAACTGTCCAGGCCCGGCGGCAACTTGCAAAAGTGACCGAGAGCCATCTCCAAGAGCAAGGGGCCTTGTTAATTCAGGGTCACAGCGTCGGACACAGAATCGGTCAGGGGCAAGTACGGATTATTCAGCATTTGACAGAACGAGACCAATTAAAGCCCGGCGAAGTCCTAGTTGTCGACAAAACAGATCCGGACTGGGAACCGATCATGAAAAATGCCGCTGCCATCATCACCAATAGCGGCAGTCGCACATGCCATGCCGCTATTATCAGCCGCGAACTTGGCATTCCGGCGATTGTCGGAACAAAGAATGCCACAACGGTCTTGCGTAACGGCCAGGATGTGACAGTCAGTTGTTCGGAGGGGGAAGTTGGCAATGTCTACGAAGGCCTGCTAAAGTTTACCACTGAGGAAATTAACTTATCCCAGCTAAAGCGCCCAAAAACCAAGATCATGCTCAATATCGCAGATCCTTCGAAAGCTATCTCGCTTTCTTTCTTGCCTCAGGACGGAGTGGGTCTTGCGCGAGAAGAATTTATTATCACAAATCACGTCAAAGTTCATCCGCTAGCTCTTGTTCATTACAATGAGCTTAAAGATCTCCGCGCGAAATCCGAAATTGCAAAACTCACTGCTGGATACGCCGACAAAACCCGGTACTTTGTCGATAAACTCGCAGAGGGGATCGCCATGATCACCTCAGCATTTTATCCTAAAGACGTGATCCTCAGACTCAGTGATTTTAAAACAAGTGAGTATGCTCACCTTTTGGGGGGTGAACAATTTGAGCCCCACGAAGACAATCCTATGATTGGATTCCGTGGAGCTTCCCGTTATTACCATCCGCAGTACCAAAAAGGTTTTGCATTAGAATGTGAAGCCGTTAAAAAAGTCCGCGATCAAATGGGGCTTGTTAATTTGAAACTCATGATCCCTTTTTGCCGAACTCCTGAAGAGGGCGAAAAGGTGATCCAAGAAATGGCAAAAAATGGCCTCATCCAAGGCAAAAATGGTCTTGAAGTTTATATGATGTGTGAGGTTCCCAGCAATGTCATTCTCGGCGATTCCTTTGCCGATATCTTTGATGGCTTCTCGATTGGTTCAAATGACCTGACACAGCTCACACTGGGGGTCGACAGAGACTCTCATCTGATATCCCAGCTGTTTGATGAACGAAATGATGCGGCAAGAATGATGGTTGCCTTCGCCATTCGCGCGGCGAAAAGAAACGGCAAAAAAGTGGGGCTCTGCGGGCAGGCCCCTAGCGACTTCCCTGAATATGCAGCGTTTCTCGTTCGCGAAGGTATCGACAGTGTCTCCTTAAATCCGGACGCGGTATTTAAGACTTCAAAAGTTATATTGGAAGAGGAGCAAAAAATGCAAGAAGCCGAATTTAAAGAAAATCCAATGGCTTTACACTAA
- a CDS encoding ABC transporter ATP-binding protein, which translates to MGIRATHVGKTIGKPPNRVLTDINLDIQDGEFVALTGRSGSGKSTLLYILSSLDNPTEGKIEISGNDIQSMESEDLHRFRNLKMGFVFQFHYLIDELTTLQNVLMPTLKFQREKELSPYAEFLLDQFGLKEKLHRYPRQLSGGEQQRVAIARALIMRPQFLFADEPTGSLDTANSDVVMGILQEVNKKNNTTVLMVTHDPDFASMAPRQIRLKDGRMVEE; encoded by the coding sequence TTGGGAATTCGTGCCACTCATGTCGGTAAAACTATTGGTAAGCCACCAAACCGTGTTTTAACAGACATCAATTTAGATATTCAAGACGGCGAATTCGTCGCATTAACGGGACGATCCGGCTCAGGAAAAAGCACTCTGCTTTACATTCTGAGCAGTCTTGATAATCCCACAGAAGGAAAGATCGAGATTTCCGGCAATGATATCCAGTCTATGGAATCTGAGGATCTTCACCGATTTCGTAATTTAAAAATGGGATTTGTATTTCAATTTCACTACTTGATTGACGAACTGACAACTTTACAAAATGTTTTGATGCCCACTTTAAAGTTTCAACGCGAGAAAGAGCTTTCGCCCTATGCCGAATTCTTATTAGACCAGTTCGGCCTGAAAGAGAAACTGCATCGTTATCCACGGCAGCTTTCTGGCGGCGAACAACAACGAGTCGCGATAGCCCGGGCCCTCATTATGAGGCCACAGTTTTTATTCGCGGATGAGCCCACTGGAAGCTTAGACACGGCCAATAGCGACGTAGTTATGGGAATATTGCAAGAGGTGAACAAAAAAAATAACACGACTGTTCTTATGGTTACTCACGATCCGGACTTTGCGAGTATGGCGCCACGGCAAATTCGTCTTAAGGACGGCAGAATGGTAGAGGAGTAA
- a CDS encoding pyridoxamine 5'-phosphate oxidase family protein codes for MKFDHGKIDFLEKTDVLETLERGSIGHLGCFLADEVYVVPITYVFENPYIYSHSKDGKKISMMRKNPQVCIEVEEIYDMFAWRSAIAWGRYEELHGDEAATAMRMLIKKITHQIANGKSSSLEMDFDALFEEAVIYRIHVSKLSGRFEGNLHALRP; via the coding sequence ATGAAATTTGATCATGGAAAAATTGATTTTCTAGAAAAAACAGATGTCTTAGAGACTTTAGAGCGCGGAAGTATAGGGCATTTAGGGTGCTTTTTGGCCGATGAAGTCTATGTTGTGCCTATTACTTATGTTTTTGAGAATCCTTATATCTATAGCCACTCCAAGGATGGAAAAAAAATCTCTATGATGCGAAAGAATCCTCAAGTGTGCATTGAGGTTGAAGAGATTTACGATATGTTCGCGTGGAGAAGTGCCATAGCCTGGGGAAGATATGAAGAACTTCATGGCGACGAAGCAGCCACGGCGATGAGAATGCTGATAAAAAAAATCACGCATCAGATTGCAAATGGAAAGTCGTCTTCTCTTGAGATGGATTTTGATGCGCTTTTTGAAGAGGCCGTAATCTATCGAATTCACGTCAGTAAATTGTCCGGGCGCTTTGAGGGAAATCTTCATGCTTTGAGGCCGTAA
- a CDS encoding GAF domain-containing sensor histidine kinase: MENTSENETQNLAQASDVILGKVIQQVNKKMISGSNHEQILDFIFDSLNLLIPYDRIGIALLEKDNTVARLIWVRSKKQCLNLARNYSAALHGSSLENIIKTGEPRIISDLRSYYSLHPTSESTALALKDGILSSLTCPLRAGDKPVGFVFFSSFQPYMYENQHVQIFSAISDQLSIVVEQAHLKKYFEASESRERALARVMHDLRAPVSTIKACLNYAATEDWYQDLQEPVKEVFQMLNSTTQEMLVLLEELLELRRVKDTSSSLDIQKVNLIDFINDVTETGEVLGRAKEISFDWVPRFDLPDEAEFDLMRIRRVLDNLITNAIKFSKRGTKIKFDVRAENSKLFFSIQDRGQGIPEQDMDLLFTEFGRTSTSPTEGESSTGLGLAIAKEIVEKHGGQISAQSQIGEGSTFVFWIPLPHKTMLH, translated from the coding sequence ATGGAAAATACATCAGAAAATGAGACTCAAAATTTAGCTCAGGCGTCGGATGTCATTCTTGGAAAGGTCATTCAGCAAGTCAATAAAAAGATGATCTCTGGATCAAATCATGAGCAGATTCTCGATTTTATTTTCGACTCTTTAAATTTACTTATTCCCTATGACCGAATTGGCATCGCACTTTTAGAGAAAGACAACACTGTGGCCAGATTAATCTGGGTGCGCTCGAAAAAGCAGTGTTTAAATCTCGCGAGAAACTACTCGGCCGCACTTCACGGCAGCAGTTTAGAAAACATTATTAAAACAGGTGAGCCGAGAATAATAAGTGATTTAAGATCCTATTATTCTCTTCACCCGACCTCTGAGTCGACGGCCCTGGCATTAAAAGATGGAATATTGTCTAGCTTGACGTGTCCGTTGAGAGCCGGTGATAAACCCGTCGGTTTTGTGTTTTTTTCAAGTTTCCAGCCGTATATGTATGAAAATCAGCATGTGCAAATATTCTCTGCAATCTCGGATCAGCTGTCGATTGTTGTAGAGCAAGCCCATTTGAAAAAATACTTTGAAGCCAGTGAGTCTCGGGAAAGGGCTCTTGCAAGAGTGATGCATGATTTAAGGGCTCCGGTCAGCACGATTAAAGCGTGTTTGAACTATGCAGCGACGGAAGATTGGTACCAAGATCTGCAAGAGCCGGTTAAAGAAGTATTTCAGATGTTGAATAGCACCACCCAAGAAATGTTGGTTCTTTTAGAAGAGCTTCTCGAGTTACGCAGAGTAAAAGACACGAGCAGTTCCTTAGATATTCAAAAAGTGAATCTTATCGACTTTATAAACGACGTGACTGAAACCGGGGAAGTCCTTGGTCGAGCCAAGGAAATTAGTTTTGATTGGGTGCCAAGATTTGATCTTCCTGATGAGGCAGAGTTTGATTTGATGAGGATTCGCCGCGTCCTTGATAACCTGATTACAAATGCCATTAAGTTTTCAAAAAGAGGAACTAAAATAAAGTTTGATGTGAGAGCGGAGAATTCGAAACTGTTTTTCTCCATTCAAGATCGCGGGCAGGGGATTCCTGAGCAAGACATGGATTTATTATTCACCGAATTTGGCAGGACGAGCACGTCGCCAACAGAAGGCGAAAGCTCGACAGGTTTAGGACTAGCCATCGCAAAAGAGATTGTAGAAAAGCATGGCGGACAAATCTCAGCTCAGAGTCAAATAGGTGAAGGATCCACATTTGTTTTTTGGATCCCTCTGCCTCATAAGACGATGTTGCACTAG
- a CDS encoding HlyD family efflux transporter periplasmic adaptor subunit, whose product MNFLRAIVKGIDRHRLLSGFILIALIAAVFIFRRNALRNEGVLSEPVKKGSITQSVYGIGTVTANRSFQLKVGITSHIEEVFVKEGDYVQKGDKLVHIEQMVYRAPFSGTITYFPNKVGENVFAPLPALILVDLLDRYVVVSLEQQGALQVKKGQNVKLSFDSIRENNYSGTVESVYSNDNNFLARIDVPHLPRQILPGMTADVAIEIQKHDNVIVIPVAAIEGDFVWLRRGGQGRVKQVSVKLGFIDKDMAEVVSGDVQEGDRLLIRKNVGG is encoded by the coding sequence ATGAATTTTTTGAGAGCGATTGTAAAGGGCATTGATCGTCATCGTTTGCTGAGTGGATTTATCTTAATTGCACTGATTGCAGCTGTTTTCATTTTTCGCAGAAACGCTTTAAGAAACGAGGGGGTCTTATCAGAGCCTGTTAAAAAAGGCTCTATTACTCAATCAGTTTACGGCATAGGAACCGTTACCGCAAATCGCAGTTTCCAGCTCAAAGTTGGTATTACCAGCCATATTGAAGAGGTCTTTGTTAAAGAGGGCGATTACGTTCAAAAAGGCGATAAGTTAGTTCATATTGAACAAATGGTGTATCGAGCTCCATTTAGTGGAACCATCACTTATTTTCCCAATAAAGTTGGAGAAAATGTCTTTGCCCCGCTGCCAGCTTTGATTCTTGTGGATTTGCTGGACCGCTATGTCGTCGTTTCTTTAGAACAGCAAGGAGCATTGCAGGTAAAAAAAGGCCAAAATGTAAAACTCAGTTTTGATAGCATTCGCGAAAACAATTACTCCGGGACGGTTGAATCCGTTTACTCAAACGACAACAATTTTTTAGCTCGAATTGATGTGCCTCATCTGCCTCGACAGATATTGCCGGGAATGACCGCCGACGTCGCTATTGAAATTCAAAAGCATGACAATGTTATCGTTATTCCGGTGGCCGCCATCGAGGGCGATTTTGTATGGCTTAGGCGCGGCGGGCAGGGAAGAGTGAAACAAGTTTCGGTAAAGCTGGGCTTCATCGATAAAGATATGGCAGAGGTCGTCTCTGGAGATGTTCAAGAAGGCGATCGTCTCCTTATAAGAAAGAATGTCGGCGGATGA
- a CDS encoding ABC transporter permease codes for MIFLAIRYLLERRRQTLLTLLGVFFGTMAYVSVSGFFLGFQGFIVEQLVNNQAQIHIQARQDYLTEHQLDEAFFGKLFGHIFWVSPPSGVEGYIEVQNPQSWYERLRADPRVEAFSPLLTAPALFTLSKISVSANLIGCNPEQQAKVTSIAAYMIDGKFTDIATGGNRVILGDELTKRLGAGMNQTVLVSVGTQPPVPFKVIGRFKTGNRGADLQAYGAISDVQRVNRTPNIVNEIGVRLKDYSQAAAIATNWSKIAPERTESWDQQNANIFSVFRIQTSLRFAMILTVLIVAGFGMYNVLNMTVNQKRQDIAILHSMGYDTFDIVMLFFSQGLIIGVCGSVMGLVCGYFLCLYLQTIPFMPVSQSNPSGHLHISLSFSIYLQAMILGNFSVSIASILPARAAGKLTPIEIIRSGG; via the coding sequence ATGATTTTTTTAGCGATACGATACCTTTTAGAAAGAAGGCGGCAGACCCTTTTGACTTTGCTAGGCGTGTTCTTTGGTACGATGGCCTATGTTTCTGTTTCCGGATTCTTTTTGGGGTTTCAGGGATTTATTGTCGAGCAGTTGGTGAATAACCAGGCGCAAATTCATATTCAAGCACGACAAGATTATCTGACGGAGCATCAACTAGATGAAGCCTTTTTTGGAAAGCTCTTTGGCCATATTTTTTGGGTGAGCCCCCCTTCTGGAGTGGAGGGGTACATTGAGGTTCAAAACCCCCAAAGTTGGTACGAGCGGCTTCGAGCAGATCCTCGTGTTGAAGCATTTTCGCCCCTTTTGACGGCGCCAGCACTGTTTACACTGTCGAAAATTTCGGTTTCGGCGAATTTAATTGGCTGTAATCCCGAGCAGCAGGCGAAAGTCACAAGTATTGCCGCATACATGATCGACGGTAAGTTTACTGACATTGCTACCGGCGGCAACCGTGTGATTTTGGGCGACGAACTCACGAAGAGACTGGGGGCCGGCATGAATCAGACAGTCTTAGTGTCCGTCGGAACTCAGCCGCCAGTGCCATTTAAAGTGATTGGACGTTTTAAAACAGGAAATAGGGGGGCTGACTTACAGGCCTATGGCGCCATCAGTGATGTGCAAAGAGTGAATCGCACTCCGAATATTGTTAACGAGATTGGTGTGAGATTAAAGGACTACAGTCAGGCGGCCGCCATTGCGACGAACTGGTCTAAGATTGCTCCAGAGCGGACCGAGAGCTGGGATCAGCAGAATGCGAACATCTTTTCTGTTTTCAGAATTCAAACAAGCCTCAGATTTGCGATGATTTTGACAGTTTTAATTGTTGCTGGATTTGGTATGTATAATGTTTTGAACATGACGGTGAATCAAAAGCGTCAAGACATTGCGATTCTTCATTCGATGGGTTACGACACTTTCGACATTGTGATGCTATTTTTTTCCCAGGGTTTGATTATTGGCGTTTGCGGTTCGGTGATGGGGTTGGTTTGTGGGTACTTTTTGTGCCTATATCTTCAGACCATTCCATTTATGCCGGTGAGTCAATCAAACCCCAGCGGACATTTGCATATTTCCTTGTCTTTCTCGATCTATCTTCAAGCTATGATCTTAGGTAATTTTTCAGTTTCGATCGCCAGTATCCTTCCAGCGCGTGCCGCCGGTAAGCTCACTCCCATTGAAATTATTCGATCAGGAGGATGA